A stretch of the Pseudomonas helvetica genome encodes the following:
- a CDS encoding DUF1652 domain-containing protein: MFLSALELRNIIEHSFLPKRCQCTLSPDLSMTVKVYDNHRTDQLDLLVTGIDANALNGCREINDLIAELRHDLEDHTPGSHVLASKVRAH, translated from the coding sequence ATGTTTCTTTCTGCCTTGGAACTTCGCAATATCATTGAACACAGCTTTTTGCCTAAACGGTGCCAATGCACCTTGTCACCGGACTTGTCGATGACCGTCAAGGTCTACGACAACCACCGGACGGACCAACTGGATCTGCTGGTGACCGGCATCGATGCGAACGCTCTTAACGGCTGTCGTGAAATCAACGATTTGATCGCTGAGTTGCGCCACGACCTGGAGGATCACACCCCCGGCAGCCATGTGCTCGCGTCAAAGGTCCGCGCGCATTAA
- the eco gene encoding serine protease inhibitor ecotin, translating to MRSSTLTAAAVLLSGLSTLASAAKLEDVAPYPKAETGFTRQVIHLAPQTREDSYQVEILAGKTLTVDCNHQRLGGTLEEKNLEGWGYPFYRLEKVIGPMSTLMACPDGKNKQDFVPVVGEGFRLRYNSKLPIVVYVPKDVEVRYRIWSASAKVEKARQE from the coding sequence ATGCGCTCATCAACTCTCACCGCCGCGGCGGTGCTGCTGTCCGGTCTGTCCACTCTGGCCAGCGCTGCGAAACTCGAAGACGTTGCCCCCTATCCCAAGGCTGAAACCGGTTTTACCCGCCAAGTGATTCACCTCGCGCCGCAGACTCGGGAAGACAGCTACCAGGTCGAAATCCTCGCCGGGAAAACCCTGACTGTCGATTGCAATCACCAGCGTCTGGGTGGCACGCTGGAGGAAAAAAACCTCGAAGGCTGGGGTTATCCGTTCTATCGACTGGAGAAAGTCATCGGCCCGATGAGCACCCTGATGGCGTGCCCGGATGGCAAGAACAAGCAGGACTTCGTGCCGGTCGTCGGCGAGGGTTTCCGGCTGCGATACAACAGCAAACTGCCAATTGTGGTCTACGTGCCGAAAGACGTCGAAGTGCGCTACCGGATCTGGTCGGCGTCGGCCAAGGTCGAGAAAGCCCGTCAAGAATAA
- a CDS encoding NIPSNAP family protein has protein sequence MITCHVKYVIDPYQLAEFEAYAKAWLSVVERLGGTHHGYFLPSEGASNIAYCLFSFPSLADYESYRHIALTDSESTALVAQVMEKKFILSYERTFLRPLLA, from the coding sequence ATGATTACCTGCCACGTCAAATACGTGATCGACCCTTACCAGCTCGCCGAGTTTGAAGCCTACGCCAAGGCCTGGCTTAGTGTTGTCGAACGCCTGGGCGGTACGCACCATGGGTACTTCCTACCGTCCGAAGGCGCGAGCAATATCGCTTATTGCCTGTTCAGCTTTCCTTCGCTGGCCGACTACGAAAGCTATCGGCATATTGCCCTGACCGACTCCGAAAGCACCGCGTTGGTGGCGCAGGTGATGGAGAAGAAATTCATCCTCAGTTACGAGCGGACGTTTCTGCGTCCGCTGCTCGCCTGA
- the ilvA gene encoding threonine ammonia-lyase, biosynthetic encodes MDTNTDTATAKQALLERYVKKILAAPVYELAVRTPLQVAPALSEVLGNQILLKREDLQPTFSFKIRGAYNKLAQLSAEQKARGVITASAGNHAQGVALAARELGIEASIVMPTSTPELKVIGVRSRGANAVLHGESFPFALEYALNLARQTGRTFVSPFDDPDVIAGQGTVAMEILRQHQGALDAIFVPVGGGGLIAGIAAYVKYLRPEIRIVGVESEHSACLQAAMLAGERVVLPKVGTFADGVAVAQIGEYGFEICRHHVDEVLTVSNDELCAAIKNIYDDTRSITEPSGALAVAGIKKYVAQTGVWGQTLVAIDSGANINFDSLRHVAERAALCGAPV; translated from the coding sequence ATGGACACCAACACCGACACTGCAACCGCCAAGCAGGCCCTGCTTGAGCGTTACGTGAAAAAAATCCTCGCCGCACCGGTTTATGAACTGGCAGTGCGCACGCCTTTGCAGGTGGCACCGGCGTTATCCGAGGTGCTGGGCAACCAGATCCTGCTCAAGCGTGAAGACCTGCAACCGACCTTTTCCTTCAAGATTCGTGGTGCCTACAACAAGCTGGCCCAACTGAGTGCCGAGCAAAAGGCTCGCGGGGTGATTACCGCCTCGGCTGGCAATCACGCCCAAGGCGTGGCACTGGCGGCGCGGGAGTTGGGGATCGAGGCGAGCATCGTCATGCCCACGTCAACGCCGGAGCTGAAAGTGATTGGTGTGCGCAGTCGTGGCGCGAATGCGGTGTTGCATGGCGAGAGCTTTCCGTTCGCCCTGGAGTACGCATTGAACCTGGCCCGGCAAACCGGCCGGACCTTTGTTTCGCCCTTCGACGATCCGGACGTGATCGCCGGGCAGGGGACGGTGGCCATGGAAATCCTGCGTCAGCATCAAGGCGCATTGGACGCAATCTTCGTCCCGGTGGGCGGCGGCGGTTTGATCGCCGGCATCGCCGCGTACGTCAAATACCTGCGGCCGGAGATCCGTATCGTCGGCGTCGAGTCGGAACACTCCGCATGCTTGCAAGCAGCAATGCTCGCGGGAGAGCGAGTGGTGTTGCCAAAAGTGGGCACCTTCGCCGATGGTGTAGCCGTCGCACAGATCGGTGAGTATGGCTTTGAAATTTGCCGCCATCATGTCGATGAAGTACTCACGGTCAGCAACGACGAACTGTGCGCGGCGATCAAGAATATCTACGACGATACCCGCTCGATCACCGAGCCATCCGGCGCGCTGGCCGTGGCCGGAATCAAGAAGTACGTGGCGCAAACCGGTGTTTGGGGGCAGACCCTGGTGGCGATCGACTCGGGGGCCAATATCAATTTTGATAGTTTGCGGCATGTGGCCGAGCGCGCCGCATTGTGCGGCGCTCCGGTGTAA
- a CDS encoding DUF2834 domain-containing protein — MKSVALPLIALLAFAGYTVSVMLHAEQSLIDFGISLMSRPDTAQVVIDLYLLATLAGIWMYKDARSRGHSVLSVLPYLLITAVFVSVGPLLYLVVRGLRSRKTSAVFGQQA, encoded by the coding sequence ATGAAGTCTGTCGCACTCCCGTTGATCGCCCTTCTCGCCTTTGCTGGCTATACCGTTTCAGTGATGCTCCATGCCGAGCAGTCACTCATCGATTTCGGCATCAGCCTGATGTCCCGCCCCGATACTGCCCAAGTGGTGATCGACCTTTATCTGCTAGCCACCCTCGCAGGCATCTGGATGTACAAGGATGCCCGGAGCCGTGGCCATTCAGTGTTGTCAGTGCTGCCGTACCTGCTGATTACCGCAGTATTCGTTTCCGTCGGGCCACTGCTGTATTTGGTGGTGCGCGGGCTTCGCAGCCGAAAAACCAGTGCTGTTTTCGGGCAGCAAGCGTGA